The Acidimicrobiia bacterium genomic sequence CGGGCGTCGGGATGCGCACGCGGTCGACGGCGAAGCGGCCCTGTTCGAGGTCGACGGGCGCGCCCTTGATCCCGCTGCCGCCGATGTCGATGCCGAGGACGGTCTGCATGGCGTCAGTCTGACCCACAACGACCGGATGCCGAGACGCACGCCGACCCGCCGCTCCCGCGACTGCCCGAGGATCGCGTCGAGTTCCTCGACCACCGCGACGGCGTGATCGAGTACAGGCTCCCGTTGCGGCGCGACGTCGCGCGCGTCGTGCGCCGGCACCGGCCGATCGTGCGCCCGGCCTTGCCGGGGAAGGGAAGGTAGCCCTAACCTCCCGCCCTCGAATCGGTGCAGGGCCAGGCAGGGCGCGGGTGGGCCCCTGTCGTGCAGTGCAGGGGAGCGGCGGGATGCGGGCGGAACGTACGACACGGCGGTTGGGCGCGGTGCTCGCGCTCGGGGCGATCATCGCGGCGGGCTGCGGCGCATCGCCGCGGGGCGGCGCGGCCCGGGCCCCGGCCCACGACGGGCACGCAGCGCACGCGGGGCACGCGACACCGACGACCACGGCAGCCGCATCTTCCGACGAGGCCGACGAGCGCGCGTTCGCGGCGCTGCACGGCAAGGTCCGCGTGCACTACATCGCGGCCGATCCCGTCGCCTGGGACTACGCGCCGAGCGGCAAGAACCTCGTGACGGGCAAGCCGCTCGGCGAGCCGGAGGCGACCTGGGACGAGCGCGGGCCGACGACGATCGGCCACGTGTACATGAAGTCGATCTACCGCGAGTACACGGACGCGACGTTCACGAAGCTCGCGCCCGTCGCTCCCGAGTGGCAGCACCTCGGTGACCTCGGGCCGGTGCTGCACGCCGAGGTCGGCGACACGCTGAAGATCGTGTTCAGGAACAACACGCCGTTCCCGGCGAGCATGCACGCGCACGGCGTCTACTACGAGAAGGACTCCGAAGGCGCGCCGTACGACGACGGCACGTCGGGTGCCGACAAGGCCGACGACAGCGTCGCGACGGGCGG encodes the following:
- a CDS encoding multicopper oxidase domain-containing protein, translated to MRAERTTRRLGAVLALGAIIAAGCGASPRGGAARAPAHDGHAAHAGHATPTTTAAASSDEADERAFAALHGKVRVHYIAADPVAWDYAPSGKNLVTGKPLGEPEATWDERGPTTIGHVYMKSIYREYTDATFTKLAPVAPEWQHLGDLGPVLHAEVGDTLKIVFRNNTPFPASMHAHGVYYEKDSEGAPYDDGTSGADKADDSVATGGTHTYVWQVRERSGPGPADPSSIMWMYHSHSDEGPDVYAGLMGAIIVTRKGMARADGSPRDVDRELVVNFEVDDENDSPWIDTNIQKYTLDPSAVDKQSDEFHESNLMHSINGYDFGNLPGLTMKRGQRVRWYVMGMGTEVDLHTPHWHGNDVTSMGMRVDVVNLLPASMVVADMRPDNQGTWLFHCHVNDHLVAGMEALYKVT